DNA sequence from the Pedobacter schmidteae genome:
GCTACTACCTGATGTATAATTAATTTTTTTCCGTTGTTGTTTTCAACACCTATCGAATCGCGGGTGCTGGCAGCCTTGGCCGTAACTGCCGAGAATGTCGATACATTCATCAGAAGGGCAAATACGGATACTATATAATATTTATGCATTAATGTCTTTGTAAAATTTAAAGGGCAATTATACGAATAATATAAATAAGGCGTCGAATTCGAATATTAAACGTTCTTTTTTTTGTCCTATTGCATGAATTGGGAATATTTCTGCAAACCATTTGTGAACTGGGCTGTTTATATATCAGGAGCATAATTACGCTCAATCAAAAAATAAAATAATATTATGGACGCAAAAGAAATCAGTTTAAATGAAAGAAAAGTAAAACCGGTAGTAGATATGTTGAACGACTATTTGGCCAATTACCATATTCACTATCAAAAACTAAGGGGCTGCCATTGGAACATTAAAGGACAAAACTTTTTTACACTACATATCAAGTTTGAAGAGTTGTATACCAATGCCCAGCTCACTATTGATGAGATTGCCGAACGTGTGCTTACCCTGGGCAAACCACCGCACAGTCGGTTTGCCGATTACATTAAGGAATCGTCTATCAAGGAAATTGATACCATTGGCATGAAAGACCTGGATATGGTGGACGCTGTGCTGGATGATATGGCTAAGCTGATTGAAATGGAACGTGAACTATTGGATGCCACTGATAAGGCTGGCGACGATGGTACCAATGATATGGTTAACCGATTTATGCAATTTAAAGAGAAAAATACCTGGATGCTGCGCTCTTTTGCCGGCAAAAGGTAATTGATGTAAATTGACAAAAGATAATTGATATAAAAACAGAAAAGCCTTGTCCCAAAAAGCAAGGCTTTCTGTTTTAGGTGATTTTATACGGTTCGTCCTACTGAAAAATTCAGCAAGACGATTGCCTGACTGTATACTGTTTTGATATAGGATATTCTTTAATATATTTGGCCCTGATGGGATATAAAAGCTTAGCCGATTGTGTTGCCGACCTTGAAAAGCATGGTCATTTAGTTCGTATTAAAGAGGAGGTAGATCCTTACCTGGAAATGGCCGCCATTCATTTGCGCATATATGAGCAAAAAGGTCCGGCCTTGTATTTTGAAAAGGTCAAAGGCAGTGCCTTTCCGGCGGTGTCTAACCTGTTTGGTACCTTAGAACGTGCGAAATTTATGTTCAGGGACAGCTTGCCAAAGGTTGAACAACTGGTTACCTTGCGTTCTGATCCGAAGAAGGCTTTGAAGAACCCGTTAAAGATACCTGCCATAGGTTTTACGGCGCTCACGGCCTTGCCTTTAAAGCAGACTTTTAAAACGGTTTTCAGTAAAACAACCATTAGCGCTTTGCCACAAATTGTAAACTGGCCAATGGATGGGGGACCATTTGTAACCATGCCACAGGTATATACCGAAGATGTGGATAAACCCGGTATTCTAAATGCTAACCTGGGGATGTACCGGATTCAGCTTGCTGGTAATGATTACGAGCTGGATAAAGAAATCGGACTCCATTACCAGATTCACAGAGGGATAGGAGTACATCAGAGTAAAGCCAATGCCAAAGGCTTGCCTTTAAAGGTGAGTATTTTTGTAGGTGGCCCACCTTCACATCCTTTGGCTGCGGTAATGCCATTGCCCGAAGGTCTTTCGGAAATGACTTTTGCGGGCGCACTGGGCAACAGACGTTTCCGTTATTTTTATGATGAGGAAGGTTTTTGCCTATCGGCCGATGCTGACTTTGTTATCACCGGAACGGTATATCCAAAAGAAAATAAACCTGAAGGACCTTTTGGTGATCACCTGGGTTACTATAGTCTTACACACCCTTTTCCACTGATGAAGGTGCACAATGTGTATCATCGCAAGGATGCCATATGGTCGTTTACCGTTGTAGGTAGGCCACCGCAGGAAGATACCAGCTTTGGCGCGTTGATTCATGAAATAGCAGGTTCGGCCTTACCTAAAGAAATACATGGTTTAAAAGAGGTGAATGCAGTTGACGCCGCCGGAGTGCATCCTTTGCTGTTTGCCATTGGAAGCGAGCGTTATACGCCATATTTGAATGAGCGTCGGCCACAAGAGATACTAACCATTGCCAATCATATTTTAGGAAAAAACCAATTGAGCCTGGCCAAATATTTATTTATTGCTGCCCGCGAAGATGATGAACATTTAGATACGCACGACTTGTCGGCTTTTATGCAGCATGTGCTTTCCAGAATGGATTTTAAAACAGATCTTCATTTTCATACCCATACTACTATTGATACGCTGGATTACAGTGGGGATGGACTAAACAGTGGTTCTAAAGTGGTGTTTGCAGCTGCAGGTGCACAAAAACGAATATTGAGTGCTGAGCTACCTATGGATTTTAGTCTGCCCGAGCCTTTTAACGGCTATCAAATGGCCATTCCAGGCGTGTTGGTTATCAAGGGGAATCCTTATATAGATGCTGCGTATGCCGAGCAGGAAATGGTTTTGTTGAACCTGCATTTAAAAGAACAGCCGCTGGAAGGTTTAGCGCTGATTGTACTTTGCGACGATCATCAGTTTACAGCGGCTTCTGTTGACAATTTGGTGTGGGTTACATTTACCAGAAGCAATCCTGCCGCCGACATTCATGGGGTAGGAAGCTTTATCCGCGAAAAACATTGGGGCTGTACAGGACCTGTAATTATAGATGCCCGCAAAAAACCACACCATGCACCTGAGTTGATCAAGGATGAAGCGGTGGAAAGACATATAGAAAGATTATTTGCTAAAGGAGGCTCGCTACACGGAGTTTTGTAGCATAGATTATAAACAAAAATGGGACGTATCATGATCATGATACGTCCCATTTTTGTTTATAAGTTCTTAATTAAAATCTGATACCGAAGGTTAACAATACGTTGTTGTTTGCATTTTTAATAGCTGCAACCGGCTCCGATCCATCGCTTAGTACATAGGGGCTTAACCTGTTTTCAGATTGAACACGTTGATAAGCAATATCAAAATAGTATTCGTTGATGCGGTAGCCTAGTCCACCTGTATAATATTTAGTATCGTAGATGTTTTTAGTGTCGTCTTTTAATGGGCTGCCATTTAAGCCATAACCGGCCCGTAAGCTTAGGTTATTCACTTTATATTCACCTCCAACTCTATAATTTATAGCTGATTTATAATACTTTTTGATATCCGCATTGTTATTGATGATGTCCTGATCTGGACTGCCACCTCCATCCATCGAGAAACGGGTGCTGGAGTAATCAATAAAGTCAACATCTGCCGAAATAATGGCTTGTCCGGCTATGACATAACTGGCGCCTAATGAACCTTTTGCCGGGGTTTTCAGATTGTAGGTATAGGAATAATTTAACGGACCAACGCCATTCGAGATGGTTTCGCCTGAAAGAACTGTGGATATGTTTTCTGAAAAATGATCTTCAACATACAACCAGGTAGGTGTTTGGAAAGTTGCACCTATTCTGAAATTCGATACTGGTCTGAAGATTAAACCTAGTTTACCGTTTATACCCGAACCTTTGGACTCCTGACTCGTAGTATAAGAAAATTTATATTTTTCTTCTCCGGTATAAC
Encoded proteins:
- a CDS encoding UbiD family decarboxylase, with protein sequence MGYKSLADCVADLEKHGHLVRIKEEVDPYLEMAAIHLRIYEQKGPALYFEKVKGSAFPAVSNLFGTLERAKFMFRDSLPKVEQLVTLRSDPKKALKNPLKIPAIGFTALTALPLKQTFKTVFSKTTISALPQIVNWPMDGGPFVTMPQVYTEDVDKPGILNANLGMYRIQLAGNDYELDKEIGLHYQIHRGIGVHQSKANAKGLPLKVSIFVGGPPSHPLAAVMPLPEGLSEMTFAGALGNRRFRYFYDEEGFCLSADADFVITGTVYPKENKPEGPFGDHLGYYSLTHPFPLMKVHNVYHRKDAIWSFTVVGRPPQEDTSFGALIHEIAGSALPKEIHGLKEVNAVDAAGVHPLLFAIGSERYTPYLNERRPQEILTIANHILGKNQLSLAKYLFIAAREDDEHLDTHDLSAFMQHVLSRMDFKTDLHFHTHTTIDTLDYSGDGLNSGSKVVFAAAGAQKRILSAELPMDFSLPEPFNGYQMAIPGVLVIKGNPYIDAAYAEQEMVLLNLHLKEQPLEGLALIVLCDDHQFTAASVDNLVWVTFTRSNPAADIHGVGSFIREKHWGCTGPVIIDARKKPHHAPELIKDEAVERHIERLFAKGGSLHGVL
- a CDS encoding Dps family protein, which translates into the protein MDAKEISLNERKVKPVVDMLNDYLANYHIHYQKLRGCHWNIKGQNFFTLHIKFEELYTNAQLTIDEIAERVLTLGKPPHSRFADYIKESSIKEIDTIGMKDLDMVDAVLDDMAKLIEMERELLDATDKAGDDGTNDMVNRFMQFKEKNTWMLRSFAGKR